Proteins from one Hemiscyllium ocellatum isolate sHemOce1 chromosome 8, sHemOce1.pat.X.cur, whole genome shotgun sequence genomic window:
- the LOC132818044 gene encoding EEF1A lysine methyltransferase 3-like produces MSSLAESNPPLELEEKNYDFGEHSLKISTFKGAYLGVSAFVWEPGLVLCRYFESKKIDFTGKKVLELGSGTGIVGILAVLLGGDVTLTDRSYVLNQIEYNVQANIPASSRHRSSIRALAWGDDQCNFPNDFDYILGSDIVYNPSQFPSLLQTLLYLSTDKTIVYMSSNMAAREGAINFHEDLLPKQFNSEILHTSGSNCIYKVTRKHPRHGH; encoded by the exons ATGAGTAGCTTGGCGGAAAGCAACCCCCCTTTGGAATTGGAGGAGAAGAACTATGACTTTGGCGAACACAGTTTGAAGATCTCCACCTTTAAAGGAGCGTACCTAGGCGTTTCGGCTTTTGTCTGGGAACCT GGTCTTGTCCTTTGTCGCTACTTTGAGAGCAAGAAAATTGATTTCACTGGGAAGAAAGTGCTTGAACTGGGTTCTGGCACTGGAATCGTCGGCATTTTAGCAGTGCTGCTGG GTGGAGATGTCACGTTGACGGACAGATCCTATGTTTTGAACCAAATAGAATACAACGTGCAAGCTAACATTCCAGCCAGCAGCAGACACCGTTCATCAATCCGGGCCCTGGCTTGGGGTGACGATCAGTGCAACTTTCCAAACGACTTTGATTATATTCTGGGTTCAGATATTGTGTACAACCCCTCGCAATTTCCTAGTCTTTTGCAGACACTGTTGTACCTCTCCACGGACAAAACTATTGTTTATATGTCTTCTAACATGGCGGCCAGAGAAGGCGCCATCAATTTTCACGAGGACCTCTTACCCAAGCAGTTTAACAGCGAAATACTTCATACAAGTGGAAGTAATTGCATTTACAAAGTGACTAGAAAACACCCGCGCCATGGGCACTAA